Proteins encoded by one window of Rubrobacter indicoceani:
- a CDS encoding MetS family NSS transporter small subunit, with amino-acid sequence MNTGALVMLIIGIVGLWGGLIVSIMNYLRASREEARTDNTTAGRGPEVDRS; translated from the coding sequence ATGAACACCGGGGCGCTTGTTATGCTCATCATCGGCATCGTCGGATTGTGGGGGGGGCTGATCGTCTCCATAATGAACTACCTGAGAGCCTCCCGCGAAGAGGCCCGCACGGACAACACCACCGCAGGGAGAGGTCCGGAGGTAGACCGCAGTTAA
- a CDS encoding proline dehydrogenase family protein: MGLLDRAIATTVPAIPKPLVRKVSSRYIAGRNLREAVRTVRQLNAEGSAATLDVLGEGVRDVSQAEETVREYKRALDLLATENLNSGVSVKLTALGLDLDQSQCRNNIKRILEYAAARDRFVRVDMEDSPYTERTIQTVLDLHADYGNTGAVVQAYMRRSVFDVERLAERKVSVRLCKGIYVEPRRVAYKNFDVVRENYVWLLEKLFRAGCYVGVATHDEYLVWHALRLVHDLGVPGSGYEFQMLLGLGVDEPLRKILVGAGHRMRVYVPYGEQWYEYSVRRLKENPKVATYVTRDVVAEMANYLRR; encoded by the coding sequence ATGGGGCTGCTGGACAGAGCCATAGCAACAACCGTACCCGCCATCCCGAAACCCCTCGTCCGAAAGGTCTCAAGCCGCTACATCGCCGGACGGAACCTCCGGGAAGCCGTTCGAACCGTCCGGCAGCTCAACGCCGAAGGCTCCGCCGCAACCCTCGACGTGCTCGGCGAGGGCGTACGGGACGTGTCCCAGGCCGAAGAGACGGTCCGCGAATACAAACGGGCCCTCGACCTGCTCGCAACCGAGAACCTGAACTCCGGCGTCTCCGTCAAGCTCACCGCCCTCGGGCTCGACCTGGACCAGTCGCAATGTAGAAACAATATAAAACGAATCCTTGAATACGCAGCGGCGCGAGACCGCTTCGTCAGGGTAGACATGGAAGACTCGCCGTACACGGAGCGCACCATCCAGACCGTTCTGGATCTGCATGCGGACTACGGCAACACCGGGGCGGTGGTGCAGGCGTACATGCGCCGCAGCGTCTTCGACGTGGAGCGGCTGGCGGAGCGGAAAGTATCCGTTCGGCTGTGCAAGGGGATCTACGTAGAGCCGCGACGCGTTGCGTACAAGAACTTCGACGTGGTACGCGAAAACTACGTCTGGCTTCTTGAGAAGCTCTTCAGGGCGGGCTGTTACGTCGGGGTGGCGACCCACGACGAATACCTTGTCTGGCACGCCCTGCGGCTGGTGCACGACCTCGGGGTCCCCGGGAGCGGGTATGAGTTTCAGATGCTTCTCGGGCTCGGGGTGGACGAGCCGCTCAGGAAGATCCTTGTTGGGGCGGGGCATCGGATGCGGGTCTACGTGCCGTACGGTGAGCAGTGGTACGAGTACTCCGTTCGCCGTCTCAAGGAGAACCCGAAAGTAGCGACGTACGTAACCCGCGACGTAGTGGCGGAGATGGCGAACTACCTGAGGCGTTAG
- the pruA gene encoding L-glutamate gamma-semialdehyde dehydrogenase, which yields MGLIPYRNEAYLDWADEKNTAAMQEALGKVGGELGKLYPLVIGGREVETDGGIPSVNPAKPSEVVGTTGSATTEEADLALRTATEVFETWSRTAPEARARVLLRASAIMKRRKFEFLAWEKFEGGKPWAEADAQVAEAIDFLEYYAREMLRLKDGVPIYSVPGEESSYFYRPMGVGVVIAPWNFPTAILMGMSAAAIVAGNTVIMKPSEFTSVIGAKVAEVFAEAGLPDGVLNYLPGYGAEIGDYLVGDPRTRFISFTGSMKTGLGINELAAKRGPEQRWIKRVIAEMGGKDAMVIDESADTDAAAFDIVKSAYGYSGQKCSAASRAIIHAEVYDEVLEKVLLNARRLKIGPPDSADVNIGPVISEPQFAKVTSYIDSGDREGERLLGEDPGDGSDGYFVSPTIFATDEKAKVAREEVFGPVLSVLRARDFDDALRIANDSPYGLTGGVYSRNREHLERARNEFKAGNVYFNRTITGALVGVQPFGGFDLSGTDSKAGGPDYLPLHMLAKTVVERF from the coding sequence ATGGGGCTCATACCTTACAGAAACGAAGCCTACCTGGACTGGGCGGATGAAAAAAACACGGCGGCGATGCAGGAGGCTCTCGGAAAAGTCGGCGGCGAGCTCGGGAAGCTTTACCCGCTTGTAATCGGCGGTCGGGAGGTAGAGACGGACGGCGGCATCCCGTCCGTGAACCCGGCGAAACCCTCCGAGGTCGTCGGTACGACCGGGAGTGCAACGACAGAGGAGGCCGACCTCGCCCTTCGGACCGCGACCGAAGTCTTCGAGACCTGGAGCCGGACGGCTCCTGAGGCGCGGGCCAGGGTTCTGCTCAGGGCCTCGGCCATAATGAAGCGCAGAAAATTCGAGTTCCTTGCGTGGGAGAAGTTCGAGGGCGGCAAGCCCTGGGCCGAGGCCGACGCGCAGGTCGCCGAAGCGATAGATTTCCTTGAATACTACGCGCGGGAGATGCTCAGGCTCAAGGACGGCGTTCCCATATACTCCGTCCCGGGCGAGGAGTCGAGTTACTTCTATCGTCCCATGGGGGTCGGGGTCGTGATCGCGCCGTGGAACTTCCCGACCGCGATCCTCATGGGCATGTCGGCGGCGGCCATCGTGGCCGGGAACACCGTGATCATGAAGCCTTCGGAGTTCACGAGCGTTATCGGGGCGAAGGTCGCGGAGGTTTTCGCCGAGGCGGGCTTGCCGGATGGGGTCCTGAACTACCTGCCGGGGTACGGGGCCGAGATCGGGGACTACCTTGTTGGCGACCCGAGGACGCGGTTTATCTCGTTTACGGGTTCGATGAAGACGGGCCTCGGGATCAACGAGCTGGCGGCGAAGCGCGGCCCGGAGCAGCGCTGGATCAAGCGCGTCATAGCCGAGATGGGCGGAAAAGACGCGATGGTGATAGACGAATCCGCCGACACGGACGCCGCGGCCTTCGATATCGTAAAGAGCGCGTACGGCTACTCCGGGCAGAAGTGCAGCGCGGCGAGCCGGGCGATAATCCACGCGGAGGTCTACGACGAAGTGCTGGAGAAAGTCCTTCTGAACGCGAGGCGATTGAAGATCGGGCCGCCGGACTCGGCCGACGTAAACATCGGACCGGTTATAAGCGAGCCGCAGTTTGCGAAGGTGACAAGCTACATAGACTCTGGCGACCGGGAGGGCGAGCGGCTCCTCGGTGAAGACCCCGGCGACGGGTCGGACGGTTATTTCGTGAGCCCCACCATCTTCGCCACCGACGAGAAGGCAAAGGTCGCAAGGGAGGAGGTCTTCGGTCCCGTACTCTCCGTTCTCAGGGCCCGCGATTTCGACGACGCGCTGAGGATCGCCAACGACTCGCCGTACGGTCTGACGGGCGGCGTGTACTCAAGGAACCGCGAGCATCTGGAGCGCGCCCGCAACGAGTTCAAGGCCGGAAACGTCTACTTCAACCGCACCATAACGGGCGCGCTCGTCGGGGTGCAGCCCTTCGGCGGCTTCGACCTCTCCGGCACGGACTCAAAGGCCGGCGGACCGGACTACCTGCCGCTGCACATGCTCGCCAAAACCGTCGTGGAGCGCTTCTAG
- a CDS encoding EAL and GGDEF domain-containing protein, translating into MESKVEVNGNGAGGALSRLRLFESIVENANDAILVAEAEPVDEPGPRIVYANASFSRMTGYAAEEIIGKTPRILQGPKSERATLDKIRAALKAWRPVRVEVLNYRKSGEEFWVELDIVPVADETGWFTHWVSIQRDTTERKLKEQKRLLDEERFRSALGRYSSDFVAIVEADGSIRYLTPSVVEVLGYRPEEMVGAGFSAYVHPEDIWRTREVFAEATRAPGLGKPVEVRVKRKDGSWLHLEVIGNNLLDDSSVYGIVLNVWDVSERREAEEALRESEKRFRQLFEQSVDALLVHDREGWMVDCNSEACRSLGYSRKELLSLNVRDFATNLLSEEEKLTMAGRSLWERVLAGEMEEETSFHIGEHRRKDGTTFHVEVGVSAIERLGERLIFATARDVTERKAFEAELKYQAFHDALTGLPNRSMLMERLRHALERLRSGRFKPGESVAVIFMDLDNFKVVNDSLGHEAGDRLLVEVSDRLSACLRPGDTLARLGGDEFVILLENLASTPESGGEAAEVAVSVAQRVREALDEPFDIDSHEVLVTASLGVVVSSPGEDRADELLRDADLAMYAAKKNGKDSHKVFDPSMGVHALERLKLETDLRRALDGDEFVIYYQPKISLLTGEVVGTEALVRWDHPRRGLVSPVEFIPLAEETGLIVPLGLQVLEKACRQARRWQLDHPTDPALKMSVNLSARQFRQPGLIEDIRRVLRQTGVIPSSLILEITEGVLMEDAPATVTALDQLKNLGVGISVDDFGTGYSSLSYLRSFPVDYLKIDRSFVEDLKDDAEGQGIVTATIALAHTLGLQAVAEGVETEEQLLRLQELGCDFAQGFHLARPGPGKVVSDLLASRNHR; encoded by the coding sequence ATGGAATCCAAAGTCGAGGTGAACGGGAACGGGGCGGGTGGAGCGCTGTCGCGGCTGCGTCTGTTCGAGTCCATAGTCGAGAACGCCAACGACGCCATACTCGTCGCCGAGGCCGAGCCGGTGGACGAGCCGGGGCCGAGGATAGTGTATGCCAACGCGAGCTTCTCCCGGATGACCGGCTACGCGGCGGAGGAGATCATCGGCAAGACCCCGCGCATCCTTCAGGGGCCGAAGTCCGAGCGGGCGACGCTGGACAAGATCCGTGCGGCTCTCAAGGCCTGGAGGCCCGTTCGCGTCGAGGTGCTGAACTACCGCAAGAGCGGTGAGGAGTTCTGGGTCGAGCTGGACATCGTGCCGGTTGCGGACGAGACGGGCTGGTTTACGCACTGGGTCTCCATCCAGCGGGACACGACGGAGCGCAAGCTCAAGGAGCAGAAGCGGCTGCTGGACGAGGAGCGTTTCCGCTCGGCGCTGGGCCGTTACTCCTCGGACTTCGTCGCCATCGTCGAGGCCGACGGCTCCATCCGCTACCTGACCCCTTCGGTCGTCGAGGTTCTCGGCTACCGGCCGGAGGAGATGGTCGGGGCGGGCTTTTCGGCTTACGTGCACCCCGAAGACATCTGGCGGACGCGGGAGGTGTTCGCCGAGGCGACAAGGGCCCCCGGCCTCGGCAAACCCGTCGAGGTGCGCGTCAAGCGAAAGGACGGCTCGTGGCTGCACCTGGAGGTGATCGGCAACAACCTGCTGGATGATTCGAGCGTCTACGGCATCGTTCTCAACGTCTGGGACGTAAGCGAGCGCCGGGAGGCCGAGGAGGCGCTCAGGGAGAGCGAGAAGCGTTTCCGGCAGCTCTTCGAGCAGTCGGTGGACGCCCTTCTCGTACACGACCGCGAGGGATGGATGGTGGACTGCAACTCCGAAGCCTGCCGCTCTCTGGGCTACTCGCGCAAGGAGCTTCTCTCACTCAACGTCCGGGACTTCGCGACAAACCTTCTCTCGGAAGAAGAGAAGCTCACCATGGCGGGACGCAGCCTCTGGGAGCGCGTTCTCGCGGGTGAGATGGAAGAGGAGACGAGCTTTCACATCGGCGAGCACCGGCGGAAGGACGGCACTACCTTTCACGTAGAGGTCGGGGTCAGCGCGATAGAGCGCCTGGGGGAGCGTTTGATCTTCGCGACGGCCCGCGACGTTACCGAGCGCAAAGCCTTTGAGGCGGAGCTCAAGTACCAGGCCTTTCACGACGCCCTCACCGGGCTTCCGAATCGCTCCATGCTCATGGAGCGTCTGCGCCACGCCCTTGAACGACTGCGCTCGGGACGCTTCAAGCCGGGAGAGTCCGTGGCCGTGATCTTCATGGACCTGGATAATTTCAAGGTGGTGAACGACTCGCTCGGGCACGAGGCGGGGGACCGGTTGCTCGTGGAGGTGTCGGACCGCCTGAGCGCGTGCCTCAGGCCCGGCGACACCCTTGCCCGCCTCGGCGGGGACGAGTTCGTCATCCTGCTCGAAAACCTCGCCAGCACCCCGGAGTCAGGCGGTGAGGCGGCGGAGGTCGCGGTAAGCGTCGCGCAGAGAGTCCGGGAAGCCCTCGACGAACCGTTCGACATAGACTCCCACGAGGTGCTCGTCACCGCCAGCCTGGGGGTGGTGGTCTCTTCGCCCGGAGAGGATCGCGCCGACGAACTCCTGCGCGATGCCGATCTCGCCATGTACGCCGCAAAAAAGAACGGCAAGGACAGCCACAAGGTCTTTGACCCGAGCATGGGGGTACACGCCCTTGAACGGCTCAAGCTGGAGACCGACCTCCGGCGGGCGCTGGACGGCGACGAGTTCGTTATCTACTACCAGCCGAAGATATCGCTCCTGACCGGCGAGGTTGTGGGAACGGAGGCGCTGGTCAGGTGGGATCACCCCCGGCGGGGGCTGGTGTCCCCGGTGGAGTTTATACCGCTAGCCGAGGAGACGGGCCTTATAGTCCCCCTCGGACTCCAGGTACTCGAAAAGGCGTGTCGTCAGGCCCGCCGCTGGCAACTGGACCATCCGACCGACCCGGCGCTCAAGATGAGCGTGAACCTCTCGGCCAGACAGTTCCGTCAGCCGGGGCTGATCGAAGACATAAGGCGGGTGCTGCGGCAGACCGGCGTGATACCGTCGAGCCTTATACTCGAGATCACCGAGGGGGTGCTTATGGAAGACGCCCCCGCCACCGTGACCGCGCTCGACCAGCTGAAGAACCTCGGGGTCGGGATCTCCGTGGACGACTTCGGCACCGGCTACTCCTCGCTTTCGTACCTCAGGAGCTTCCCCGTGGACTACCTCAAGATAGACCGCTCGTTCGTGGAGGATCTCAAGGACGACGCCGAGGGACAGGGTATCGTAACGGCGACGATCGCCCTCGCTCATACCCTTGGACTGCAGGCGGTCGCGGAGGGGGTCGAGACCGAGGAGCAGCTCCTGCGCCTTCAGGAGCTTGGCTGCGATTTCGCCCAGGGCTTCCATCTTGCGCGCCCCGGCCCCGGAAAGGTAGTATCCGACCTGCTGGCCTCCCGGAACCACCGGTAG
- a CDS encoding quinone oxidoreductase family protein, which produces MRAVVMSEFGPPEVLRLEEVEKPEPGAGEVLVKVEIAGVNYADTGMRRGMFHGPARDGLPVTPGFEVAGTVEAVGAGVDTSLEGARVVSVLSGGGYAEYAVASAEAVVRVPEGVGSVSATAALLVQGITAYGILHDSARIGEGESLLVQAAGGGVGTLALQLAKLAGAGTVIGTAGSDEKRELALSLGADHAVDYTESGWVGEVLEATGGRGVDVVLESVGGDIGRQAYEALALLGRFVVFGSSSGGPSEAPDMWQLNLKGQTISGYGGPWLRPGAAQRARRELSGYLEGRRLRVVEGPSFPLAGAAEAHRAIEERRSVGKVSLYVG; this is translated from the coding sequence GTGAGGGCAGTTGTGATGAGCGAGTTCGGACCGCCCGAGGTTCTGAGGCTCGAGGAGGTCGAGAAGCCCGAGCCGGGGGCGGGTGAGGTGCTTGTAAAGGTCGAGATCGCCGGGGTGAACTACGCGGATACCGGGATGCGCCGGGGCATGTTTCACGGTCCGGCGAGGGACGGTCTGCCCGTGACGCCCGGCTTCGAGGTCGCGGGCACGGTGGAGGCGGTGGGCGCGGGCGTGGACACTTCTCTGGAGGGAGCCCGGGTGGTGAGCGTCCTCTCGGGGGGCGGCTACGCCGAGTACGCCGTTGCTTCGGCCGAGGCCGTTGTAAGGGTTCCCGAGGGCGTTGGCTCTGTCTCCGCGACGGCGGCCCTGCTTGTTCAGGGGATCACGGCCTACGGCATCCTCCACGACTCGGCGCGCATCGGAGAAGGCGAGAGCTTGCTGGTGCAGGCGGCGGGCGGCGGGGTCGGAACCCTGGCCCTGCAGCTTGCAAAGCTCGCGGGTGCGGGGACCGTTATAGGTACGGCTGGCAGCGATGAAAAACGCGAGCTTGCGCTCTCTCTCGGGGCCGACCACGCCGTGGACTACACAGAGAGCGGCTGGGTCGGGGAAGTGCTTGAGGCGACCGGTGGGCGGGGGGTGGACGTAGTTCTGGAGTCGGTCGGGGGTGATATCGGGCGTCAGGCTTACGAGGCCCTCGCGCTGCTCGGTCGATTCGTTGTCTTCGGCAGTTCCAGCGGCGGGCCTTCCGAAGCACCGGACATGTGGCAACTCAACCTGAAGGGGCAGACGATCAGCGGTTACGGGGGGCCCTGGCTCCGCCCCGGAGCGGCGCAGAGAGCCCGCAGAGAGCTCTCGGGTTACCTCGAAGGTCGCAGGCTGCGGGTCGTTGAAGGCCCTTCTTTTCCTCTGGCCGGGGCCGCCGAGGCACACCGCGCCATCGAGGAACGCCGGTCGGTCGGGAAGGTTTCGCTCTACGTCGGGTAG
- a CDS encoding NAD(P)-dependent oxidoreductase, translating to MSVSGGVGRGKRAGDEQAMKVVIFGATGRTGRYLVERALGAGHEVGVFVRDPARLEIPDGRLKVFRGDVGDGAAVRVAVTGRDAVLSALGHTKTSSKDVQTVGTENIVEAMKERGVPRLVSLTGAGVRVPEDRPKLVDRAFGFLLGRLQPDVLEDAERHAEVIRGSGLDWVIVRAPRLTGEAARGRYRVGYVGKNSGTRISRADVADFMLEQITGDDYLHRMPMVSY from the coding sequence TTGAGTGTATCGGGTGGGGTCGGTCGGGGCAAGAGAGCGGGGGACGAACAGGCAATGAAGGTAGTTATCTTCGGGGCGACGGGGCGGACGGGGCGTTACCTTGTAGAGAGAGCGCTCGGGGCGGGTCACGAGGTCGGGGTGTTTGTGCGCGATCCTGCGAGGCTGGAGATCCCCGACGGGCGGCTCAAGGTCTTTCGGGGTGATGTGGGGGACGGGGCGGCGGTCAGGGTGGCGGTTACGGGTCGGGACGCGGTGTTGAGCGCGCTCGGCCATACAAAGACCTCTTCAAAGGACGTGCAGACCGTCGGGACGGAAAACATCGTCGAGGCGATGAAAGAGCGGGGCGTTCCGAGGCTCGTCAGCCTCACGGGGGCGGGGGTACGGGTGCCTGAAGACAGGCCGAAGCTCGTGGACCGGGCCTTCGGGTTTCTGCTCGGGCGTTTGCAGCCCGATGTCCTGGAGGACGCCGAGCGGCACGCGGAGGTTATCAGGGGCAGCGGGTTGGACTGGGTGATAGTCCGTGCTCCCCGGCTGACCGGGGAGGCCGCCCGGGGTCGGTACCGCGTCGGCTACGTCGGCAAGAACAGCGGAACCCGGATATCACGCGCCGACGTGGCCGACTTCATGCTCGAACAGATAACCGGCGACGACTACCTGCACCGGATGCCGATGGTGAGCTACTGA
- a CDS encoding TetR/AcrR family transcriptional regulator — MAYKTSERSDAATNRRRILSAARRLFDERGVGVVSMHEVGRSAGVGQGTLYRRFRNKGELCAALLEGRVEEFEGEARGRIEGGEESALELLGWFLERLADFNEENGPLLEAIRDSRVGGREVEMRRNPFYGWLRRTVAGLLRKAEAEGETRRDLDVEVLTDIVLAPLDIDLWIYQREEQGLPPRRIVAAILDLVLKGLKATD; from the coding sequence TTGGCGTACAAGACAAGCGAGCGCAGCGACGCGGCGACCAACAGGCGCCGGATACTTTCTGCGGCGCGGCGGCTGTTCGACGAGCGGGGTGTGGGGGTGGTCAGCATGCACGAGGTCGGTCGGTCGGCGGGCGTGGGGCAGGGCACTCTCTACCGGCGGTTCCGCAACAAGGGGGAGTTGTGCGCCGCGTTGCTGGAGGGCAGGGTGGAAGAGTTCGAGGGCGAGGCCCGGGGCAGGATCGAGGGGGGTGAGGAATCGGCTCTGGAGCTTCTGGGCTGGTTTCTCGAGCGCCTGGCGGATTTCAACGAGGAGAACGGGCCGCTGCTCGAGGCGATAAGGGATTCCCGAGTCGGCGGGCGGGAGGTGGAGATGCGGCGCAACCCGTTCTACGGCTGGCTGCGCCGGACCGTGGCCGGGCTGCTTCGAAAGGCCGAGGCCGAAGGAGAAACCCGCCGCGACCTTGACGTCGAGGTTCTCACCGACATCGTGCTTGCGCCGCTCGACATCGACCTCTGGATCTACCAGCGGGAAGAGCAGGGTCTGCCGCCCCGGCGCATCGTTGCCGCGATTCTGGATCTCGTGCTCAAGGGTTTAAAAGCGACCGACTGA
- a CDS encoding class I SAM-dependent methyltransferase, which translates to MKPRLFSNLRVYNHIGGLYDAALGFWSRKVRRAAAGALDLREGDRLLIVGVGSGMELEHLPTRTRGVGVDLSDGMLRRARRRRRKLRMEGLDLRVMDAQRLDFPDGSFEAVYLPLILTVAESGARVLGEAARVAAPEGRIVVADRFWSEEKARPAAVRAAGWLLGHFAMRFDLRFSEIRTGAPSLELRRHEKVGPGFFFDLVTLRKPGSGKPG; encoded by the coding sequence ATGAAACCGCGCCTCTTCTCCAACCTGCGGGTCTACAACCACATCGGCGGCCTCTACGACGCGGCCCTGGGCTTCTGGTCCCGCAAGGTCCGCCGGGCGGCGGCTGGAGCCCTCGACCTTCGCGAAGGCGACCGCCTGCTCATCGTCGGGGTGGGGTCCGGTATGGAGCTCGAGCATCTCCCCACCCGGACCCGGGGCGTCGGCGTGGACCTGAGCGACGGCATGCTCAGAAGAGCAAGAAGGCGGCGCAGGAAGCTCCGGATGGAAGGCTTAGACCTCCGGGTTATGGACGCGCAGAGGCTCGACTTCCCGGACGGGAGCTTCGAGGCCGTTTACCTGCCCCTGATCCTCACCGTCGCCGAGAGCGGTGCGCGGGTTCTCGGCGAGGCCGCACGGGTCGCTGCGCCCGAGGGCCGCATAGTGGTCGCGGACAGGTTCTGGTCGGAAGAGAAAGCCCGTCCCGCAGCGGTCCGCGCCGCAGGCTGGCTTCTCGGACACTTCGCCATGCGCTTCGACCTGCGCTTCTCGGAGATACGGACCGGTGCGCCCTCCCTTGAGCTTCGGAGGCACGAAAAGGTCGGACCCGGCTTCTTCTTCGACCTTGTGACGCTCCGCAAGCCGGGCTCCGGCAAGCCGGGGTAG
- the coaA gene encoding type I pantothenate kinase, with amino-acid sequence MRVAANRGYENSRYIHFSREEWAELRAATPLVLGEEDLADLRGINEKLSLEEIASIYLPLSRLLNLYVAAAQSLYKVTDTFLGSPATKVPYIIGIGGSVAVGKSTTARILQALLSRWPDHPRVDLVTTDGFLHPNRVLEERGLMRRKGFPESYDQRRLVRFLADVKSGRDEVAAPVYSHLTYDIIPDERRVVKQPDIVILEGLNVLQSGDLCLGKQSTFVSDFFDFSIYVDADVRDIERWYVDRFLTFKNTVFKDENSYFRRYVDFTDEEAIREAEGIWGEINGPNLRENILPTRERAQLILEKSSRHEVKKVRLRKI; translated from the coding sequence ATGCGCGTCGCTGCCAACAGGGGATACGAAAACTCACGCTACATCCACTTCTCCCGCGAAGAGTGGGCGGAGCTTCGGGCCGCGACGCCGCTCGTGCTCGGGGAGGAAGACCTCGCAGACCTTCGCGGCATCAACGAAAAGCTCTCGCTGGAGGAGATCGCCTCGATCTACCTGCCGCTCTCGCGGCTTCTGAACCTCTACGTCGCGGCGGCCCAGAGCCTCTACAAGGTCACGGATACGTTTCTTGGCAGCCCGGCCACAAAGGTTCCGTACATCATCGGCATCGGCGGTTCGGTTGCGGTCGGTAAAAGCACGACGGCGAGGATTCTGCAGGCGCTTCTGTCCCGCTGGCCGGACCACCCCCGCGTGGACCTCGTTACCACCGACGGCTTTCTGCATCCGAATCGCGTCCTCGAGGAGCGCGGCCTGATGCGCCGCAAGGGCTTCCCAGAGAGCTACGACCAGCGCAGGCTTGTCCGGTTTCTGGCGGACGTGAAGAGCGGTCGGGACGAGGTCGCCGCCCCGGTGTACTCGCACCTGACCTACGACATCATCCCCGACGAACGGCGCGTCGTAAAGCAGCCGGACATCGTTATTCTGGAAGGCCTGAACGTTCTGCAGAGCGGGGATCTATGTCTCGGGAAACAGAGCACGTTCGTCTCGGACTTCTTTGATTTCTCGATCTACGTCGACGCCGACGTTCGCGACATCGAACGCTGGTACGTTGACCGGTTCCTGACCTTCAAGAACACCGTGTTCAAGGACGAGAACTCGTACTTCCGGCGTTACGTGGATTTCACCGATGAGGAGGCCATACGGGAGGCCGAGGGTATCTGGGGCGAAATAAACGGTCCCAACCTCCGCGAGAACATCCTCCCGACCCGCGAACGCGCCCAGCTTATCCTTGAGAAAAGCTCCCGCCACGAAGTAAAGAAAGTCCGGCTCAGGAAGATCTGA